From one Nycticebus coucang isolate mNycCou1 chromosome 14, mNycCou1.pri, whole genome shotgun sequence genomic stretch:
- the MAP4K2 gene encoding mitogen-activated protein kinase kinase kinase kinase 2 isoform X5: MTACGSAWSSAEGGPYRRFTTGSLGGAAYPLAPLPVLTLSVSATGPLEERQIAYVCREALKGLHHLHSQGKIHRDIKGANLLLTLQGDVKLADFGVSGELTASVAKRRSFIGTPYWMAPEVAAVERKGGYNELCDVWALGITAIELGELQPPLFHLHPMRALMLMSKSSFQPPKLRDKTHWTQNFHHFLKLALTKNPKKRPTAEKLLQHPFTTQQLPRALLTQLLDKANDPHLGALSPEDCELETYDMFPDTIHSRGHHGPAERTPSEIQFHQVKFGAPRRKETDPLNEPWEEEWMLLGKEELSGSLLQSVQEALEERSLTIRPASELQELDSPDDAMGTIKRAPFLGQPPSEPPAEDPLSSPSGTLPLPPPSPDSPPLLPTAWATMKQQEDPEVRVALKGWGMVAGASPSPDPFLLFQRSSCHGLPPTPKVHMGACFSKVFNGCPLRIHAAVTWVHPVTRDQFLVVGAEEGIYTLNLHELHEDTMEKLISHRCSWLYCVNNVLLSLSGKSTHIWAHDLPGLFEQRRLQQQVPLSIPTNRLTQHIIPRRFALSTKIPDTKGCLQCRVVRNPYTGSTFLLAALPASLLLLQWYEPLQKFLLLKNFSSPLPSPAGMMEPLVLDGKELPQVCVGAEGPEGPGCRVLFHVLPLEAGLMPDILIPPEGISGSAQQVIQVDRDTVLVSFERCVRIVNMQGEPTPLLAPELTFDFPIETVVCLQDSVLAFWSHGMQGRSLDTNEVTQEITDETRIFRVLGAHRDIILESIPTDNPGVHSNLYILTGHQSSY; the protein is encoded by the exons ATGACCGCCTGTGGATCTGCATGGAGTTCTGCGGAGGGGGGTCCCTACAGGAGATTTACCACG GGTAGCCTGGGAGGAGCAGCATATCCCTTGGCCCCCCTGCCAGTCCTCACCCTTTCTGTTTCAGCCACTGGCCCCCTGGAGGAACGGCAGATTGCCTATGTCTGTCGAGAGGCACTGAAG GGGCTACACCACTTGCATTCTCAGGGGAAGATCCACAGAGACATCAAG GGAGCCAACCTTCTCCTCACTCTTCAGGGAGATGTCAAGCTGG CTGACTTTGGGGTGTCAGGCGAATTGACAGCATCTGTGGCCAAGAGGAGGTCTTTTATTGGGACACCTTACTG GATGGCTCCAGAGGTGGCTGCTGTGGAGCGCAAAGGTGGCTAcaatgagctgtgtgatgtctgGGCCCTGGGCATCACTGCCATTGAGTTGGGAGAACTGCAGCCCCCTCTATTCCACCTGCACCCCATGAG GGCCCTGATGCTCATGTCAAAGAGCAGCTTCCAGCCACCCAAACTGAGAGACAAGACTCACTG GACTCAGAATTTCCACCATTTCCTCAAGCTGGCCTTGACCAAAAATCCCAAGAAGAGGCCAACAGCAGAGAAGCTTCTGCAG CACCCATTCACAACCCAGCAGCTCCCTCGGGCCCTCCTAACACAGCTGCTGGACAAGGCCAATGACCCCCACCTGGGAGCCCTCTCGCCTGAAGACTGTGAGCTGGAG acTTATGACATGTTTCCAGACACCATTCACTCCCGGGGTCATCATGGCCCAGCTGAGAGGACCCCCTCAGAGATCCAGT TTCACCAGGTGAAATTTGGTGCCCCACGCCGGAAGGAAACAGACCCACTAAATGAACCA TGGGAGGAAGAGTGGATGCTGCTGGGGAAGGAGGAGCTGAGTGG GAGCCTGCTGCAGTCAGTCCAGGAGGCCCTAGAGGAAAG AAGCCTAACCATCCGGCCAGCCTCAGAACTCCAG GAGCTAGACTCCCCAGATGATGCCATGGGAACCATTAAGCGAGCCCCATTCTTGGGGCAGCCCCCCTCTGAGCCTCCAGCTGAGGACCCTCTATCCAGTCCCTCAG GAACCCTGCCCCTACCTCCACCAAGCCCTGACAGCCCCCCACTGTTGCCCACTGCCTGGGCCACCATGAAGCAGCAGGAGGATCCTGAGGTGAGGGTTGCCTTGAAGGGGTGGGGGATGGTGGCAGGGGCCTCACCCAGCCCTgatcccttccttctcttccagaGGTCGTCCTGCCATgggctgccccccacccccaaggtgCAT ATGGGTGCCTGCTTCTCCAAGGTCTTCAATGGCTGTCCCTTACGGATCCATGCTGCTGTCACCTGGGTTCATCCTGTTACTCGGG ACCAGTTCCTGGTGGTGGGGGCTGAGGAAGGCATTTATACCCTGAACCTGCATGAACTGCATGAGGATACAATGGAGAAG CTGATTTCACACCGCTGCTCCTGGCTCTACTGCGTGAACAATGTGCTGCTGTCACTCTCAG GGAAATCCACGCACATCTGGGCACACGACCTCCCAGGCCTGTTTGAGCAGCGGAGACTACAGCAACAGGTTCCCCTCTCCATCCCCACCAACCGCCTCACCCAGCACATCATCCCCAG GCGCTTTGCTCTGTCTACCAAGATCCCTGACACCAAAGGCTGCTTGCAGTGTCGTGTGG TGCGGAACCCCTACACAGGCAGCACCTTCCTGCTGGCTGCCCTGCCTGCCAGCCTGCTCCTGCTGCAGTGGTACGAGCCTCTGCAGAAGTTCCTGCTGCTGAAG AACTTCTCTAGCCCCTTGCCCAGCCCAGCTGGGATGATGGAGCCACTGGTGCTAGATGGGAAGGAGCTGCCACAGGTGTGCGTAGGGGCCGAGGGGCCTGAGGGGCCCGGCTGTCGAGTCCTGTTCCATGTCCTGCCCCTGGAGGCTGGCCTGATGCCTGACATCCTCATCCCACCTG AGGGGATCTCAGGCTCGGCCCAGCAGGTGATCCAGGTAGACAGGGACACAGTCCTGGTCAGCTTTGAAC GCTGTGTGAGGATTGTCAACATGCAGGGTGAGCCCACACCCCTGCTGGCACCTGAGCTGACCTTTGACTTCCCCATCGAGACTGTGG TGTGTCTTCAGGACAGTGTGCTGGCCTTCTGGAGCCATGGGATGCAAGGCCGCAGCCTAGATACCAACGAG GTGACCCAAGAGATCACAGATGAGACAAGGATCTTCCGTGTCCTTGGGGCCCACAG AGACATCATCCTGGAGAGCATTCCCACTGACAACCCTGGtgtgcacagcaacctctataTCCTCACAGGCCATCAAAGCAGTTACTAA
- the MAP4K2 gene encoding mitogen-activated protein kinase kinase kinase kinase 2 isoform X2 translates to MALLRDVSLQDPRDRFELLQRVGAGTYGDVYKARDTVTSELAAVKIVKLDPGDDISSLQQEITILRECRHPNVVAYIGSYLRNDRLWICMEFCGGGSLQEIYHATGPLEERQIAYVCREALKGLHHLHSQGKIHRDIKGANLLLTLQGDVKLADFGVSGELTASVAKRRSFIGTPYWMAPEVAAVERKGGYNELCDVWALGITAIELGELQPPLFHLHPMRALMLMSKSSFQPPKLRDKTHWTQNFHHFLKLALTKNPKKRPTAEKLLQHPFTTQQLPRALLTQLLDKANDPHLGALSPEDCELETYDMFPDTIHSRGHHGPAERTPSEIQFHQVKFGAPRRKETDPLNEPWEEEWMLLGKEELSGSLLQSVQEALEERSLTIRPASELQELDSPDDAMGTIKRAPFLGQPPSEPPAEDPLSSPSGTLPLPPPSPDSPPLLPTAWATMKQQEDPEVRVALKGWGMVAGASPSPDPFLLFQRSSCHGLPPTPKVHMGACFSKVFNGCPLRIHAAVTWVHPVTRDQFLVVGAEEGIYTLNLHELHEDTMEKLISHRCSWLYCVNNVLLSLSGKSTHIWAHDLPGLFEQRRLQQQVPLSIPTNRLTQHIIPRRFALSTKIPDTKGCLQCRVVRNPYTGSTFLLAALPASLLLLQWYEPLQKFLLLKNFSSPLPSPAGMMEPLVLDGKELPQVCVGAEGPEGPGCRVLFHVLPLEAGLMPDILIPPEGISGSAQQVIQVDRDTVLVSFERCVRIVNMQGEPTPLLAPELTFDFPIETVVCLQDSVLAFWSHGMQGRSLDTNEVTQEITDETRIFRVLGAHRDIILESIPTDNPGVHSNLYILTGHQSSY, encoded by the exons ATGGCGCTGCTGCGGGATGTGTCACTGCAGGATCCGCGGGACCGCTTCGAGCTGCTGCAGCGCGTGGGGGCCGGGACCTATGGCGACGTCTACAAG GCCCGCGACACGGTCACGTCTGAACTGGCCGCGGTGAAGATAGTCAAGCTAGACCCAG GGGACGACATCAGCTCCCTCCAGCAGGAAATCACCATCCTGCGGGAGTGCCGCCACCCCAACGTGGTGGCCTACATTGGCAGCTACCTCAG GAATGACCGCCTGTGGATCTGCATGGAGTTCTGCGGAGGGGGGTCCCTACAGGAGATTTACCACG CCACTGGCCCCCTGGAGGAACGGCAGATTGCCTATGTCTGTCGAGAGGCACTGAAG GGGCTACACCACTTGCATTCTCAGGGGAAGATCCACAGAGACATCAAG GGAGCCAACCTTCTCCTCACTCTTCAGGGAGATGTCAAGCTGG CTGACTTTGGGGTGTCAGGCGAATTGACAGCATCTGTGGCCAAGAGGAGGTCTTTTATTGGGACACCTTACTG GATGGCTCCAGAGGTGGCTGCTGTGGAGCGCAAAGGTGGCTAcaatgagctgtgtgatgtctgGGCCCTGGGCATCACTGCCATTGAGTTGGGAGAACTGCAGCCCCCTCTATTCCACCTGCACCCCATGAG GGCCCTGATGCTCATGTCAAAGAGCAGCTTCCAGCCACCCAAACTGAGAGACAAGACTCACTG GACTCAGAATTTCCACCATTTCCTCAAGCTGGCCTTGACCAAAAATCCCAAGAAGAGGCCAACAGCAGAGAAGCTTCTGCAG CACCCATTCACAACCCAGCAGCTCCCTCGGGCCCTCCTAACACAGCTGCTGGACAAGGCCAATGACCCCCACCTGGGAGCCCTCTCGCCTGAAGACTGTGAGCTGGAG acTTATGACATGTTTCCAGACACCATTCACTCCCGGGGTCATCATGGCCCAGCTGAGAGGACCCCCTCAGAGATCCAGT TTCACCAGGTGAAATTTGGTGCCCCACGCCGGAAGGAAACAGACCCACTAAATGAACCA TGGGAGGAAGAGTGGATGCTGCTGGGGAAGGAGGAGCTGAGTGG GAGCCTGCTGCAGTCAGTCCAGGAGGCCCTAGAGGAAAG AAGCCTAACCATCCGGCCAGCCTCAGAACTCCAG GAGCTAGACTCCCCAGATGATGCCATGGGAACCATTAAGCGAGCCCCATTCTTGGGGCAGCCCCCCTCTGAGCCTCCAGCTGAGGACCCTCTATCCAGTCCCTCAG GAACCCTGCCCCTACCTCCACCAAGCCCTGACAGCCCCCCACTGTTGCCCACTGCCTGGGCCACCATGAAGCAGCAGGAGGATCCTGAGGTGAGGGTTGCCTTGAAGGGGTGGGGGATGGTGGCAGGGGCCTCACCCAGCCCTgatcccttccttctcttccagaGGTCGTCCTGCCATgggctgccccccacccccaaggtgCAT ATGGGTGCCTGCTTCTCCAAGGTCTTCAATGGCTGTCCCTTACGGATCCATGCTGCTGTCACCTGGGTTCATCCTGTTACTCGGG ACCAGTTCCTGGTGGTGGGGGCTGAGGAAGGCATTTATACCCTGAACCTGCATGAACTGCATGAGGATACAATGGAGAAG CTGATTTCACACCGCTGCTCCTGGCTCTACTGCGTGAACAATGTGCTGCTGTCACTCTCAG GGAAATCCACGCACATCTGGGCACACGACCTCCCAGGCCTGTTTGAGCAGCGGAGACTACAGCAACAGGTTCCCCTCTCCATCCCCACCAACCGCCTCACCCAGCACATCATCCCCAG GCGCTTTGCTCTGTCTACCAAGATCCCTGACACCAAAGGCTGCTTGCAGTGTCGTGTGG TGCGGAACCCCTACACAGGCAGCACCTTCCTGCTGGCTGCCCTGCCTGCCAGCCTGCTCCTGCTGCAGTGGTACGAGCCTCTGCAGAAGTTCCTGCTGCTGAAG AACTTCTCTAGCCCCTTGCCCAGCCCAGCTGGGATGATGGAGCCACTGGTGCTAGATGGGAAGGAGCTGCCACAGGTGTGCGTAGGGGCCGAGGGGCCTGAGGGGCCCGGCTGTCGAGTCCTGTTCCATGTCCTGCCCCTGGAGGCTGGCCTGATGCCTGACATCCTCATCCCACCTG AGGGGATCTCAGGCTCGGCCCAGCAGGTGATCCAGGTAGACAGGGACACAGTCCTGGTCAGCTTTGAAC GCTGTGTGAGGATTGTCAACATGCAGGGTGAGCCCACACCCCTGCTGGCACCTGAGCTGACCTTTGACTTCCCCATCGAGACTGTGG TGTGTCTTCAGGACAGTGTGCTGGCCTTCTGGAGCCATGGGATGCAAGGCCGCAGCCTAGATACCAACGAG GTGACCCAAGAGATCACAGATGAGACAAGGATCTTCCGTGTCCTTGGGGCCCACAG AGACATCATCCTGGAGAGCATTCCCACTGACAACCCTGGtgtgcacagcaacctctataTCCTCACAGGCCATCAAAGCAGTTACTAA
- the MAP4K2 gene encoding mitogen-activated protein kinase kinase kinase kinase 2 isoform X1: MALLRDVSLQDPRDRFELLQRVGAGTYGDVYKARDTVTSELAAVKIVKLDPGDDISSLQQEITILRECRHPNVVAYIGSYLRNDRLWICMEFCGGGSLQEIYHVLTLSVSATGPLEERQIAYVCREALKGLHHLHSQGKIHRDIKGANLLLTLQGDVKLADFGVSGELTASVAKRRSFIGTPYWMAPEVAAVERKGGYNELCDVWALGITAIELGELQPPLFHLHPMRALMLMSKSSFQPPKLRDKTHWTQNFHHFLKLALTKNPKKRPTAEKLLQHPFTTQQLPRALLTQLLDKANDPHLGALSPEDCELETYDMFPDTIHSRGHHGPAERTPSEIQFHQVKFGAPRRKETDPLNEPWEEEWMLLGKEELSGSLLQSVQEALEERSLTIRPASELQELDSPDDAMGTIKRAPFLGQPPSEPPAEDPLSSPSGTLPLPPPSPDSPPLLPTAWATMKQQEDPEVRVALKGWGMVAGASPSPDPFLLFQRSSCHGLPPTPKVHMGACFSKVFNGCPLRIHAAVTWVHPVTRDQFLVVGAEEGIYTLNLHELHEDTMEKLISHRCSWLYCVNNVLLSLSGKSTHIWAHDLPGLFEQRRLQQQVPLSIPTNRLTQHIIPRRFALSTKIPDTKGCLQCRVVRNPYTGSTFLLAALPASLLLLQWYEPLQKFLLLKNFSSPLPSPAGMMEPLVLDGKELPQVCVGAEGPEGPGCRVLFHVLPLEAGLMPDILIPPEGISGSAQQVIQVDRDTVLVSFERCVRIVNMQGEPTPLLAPELTFDFPIETVVCLQDSVLAFWSHGMQGRSLDTNEVTQEITDETRIFRVLGAHRDIILESIPTDNPGVHSNLYILTGHQSSY; this comes from the exons ATGGCGCTGCTGCGGGATGTGTCACTGCAGGATCCGCGGGACCGCTTCGAGCTGCTGCAGCGCGTGGGGGCCGGGACCTATGGCGACGTCTACAAG GCCCGCGACACGGTCACGTCTGAACTGGCCGCGGTGAAGATAGTCAAGCTAGACCCAG GGGACGACATCAGCTCCCTCCAGCAGGAAATCACCATCCTGCGGGAGTGCCGCCACCCCAACGTGGTGGCCTACATTGGCAGCTACCTCAG GAATGACCGCCTGTGGATCTGCATGGAGTTCTGCGGAGGGGGGTCCCTACAGGAGATTTACCACG TCCTCACCCTTTCTGTTTCAGCCACTGGCCCCCTGGAGGAACGGCAGATTGCCTATGTCTGTCGAGAGGCACTGAAG GGGCTACACCACTTGCATTCTCAGGGGAAGATCCACAGAGACATCAAG GGAGCCAACCTTCTCCTCACTCTTCAGGGAGATGTCAAGCTGG CTGACTTTGGGGTGTCAGGCGAATTGACAGCATCTGTGGCCAAGAGGAGGTCTTTTATTGGGACACCTTACTG GATGGCTCCAGAGGTGGCTGCTGTGGAGCGCAAAGGTGGCTAcaatgagctgtgtgatgtctgGGCCCTGGGCATCACTGCCATTGAGTTGGGAGAACTGCAGCCCCCTCTATTCCACCTGCACCCCATGAG GGCCCTGATGCTCATGTCAAAGAGCAGCTTCCAGCCACCCAAACTGAGAGACAAGACTCACTG GACTCAGAATTTCCACCATTTCCTCAAGCTGGCCTTGACCAAAAATCCCAAGAAGAGGCCAACAGCAGAGAAGCTTCTGCAG CACCCATTCACAACCCAGCAGCTCCCTCGGGCCCTCCTAACACAGCTGCTGGACAAGGCCAATGACCCCCACCTGGGAGCCCTCTCGCCTGAAGACTGTGAGCTGGAG acTTATGACATGTTTCCAGACACCATTCACTCCCGGGGTCATCATGGCCCAGCTGAGAGGACCCCCTCAGAGATCCAGT TTCACCAGGTGAAATTTGGTGCCCCACGCCGGAAGGAAACAGACCCACTAAATGAACCA TGGGAGGAAGAGTGGATGCTGCTGGGGAAGGAGGAGCTGAGTGG GAGCCTGCTGCAGTCAGTCCAGGAGGCCCTAGAGGAAAG AAGCCTAACCATCCGGCCAGCCTCAGAACTCCAG GAGCTAGACTCCCCAGATGATGCCATGGGAACCATTAAGCGAGCCCCATTCTTGGGGCAGCCCCCCTCTGAGCCTCCAGCTGAGGACCCTCTATCCAGTCCCTCAG GAACCCTGCCCCTACCTCCACCAAGCCCTGACAGCCCCCCACTGTTGCCCACTGCCTGGGCCACCATGAAGCAGCAGGAGGATCCTGAGGTGAGGGTTGCCTTGAAGGGGTGGGGGATGGTGGCAGGGGCCTCACCCAGCCCTgatcccttccttctcttccagaGGTCGTCCTGCCATgggctgccccccacccccaaggtgCAT ATGGGTGCCTGCTTCTCCAAGGTCTTCAATGGCTGTCCCTTACGGATCCATGCTGCTGTCACCTGGGTTCATCCTGTTACTCGGG ACCAGTTCCTGGTGGTGGGGGCTGAGGAAGGCATTTATACCCTGAACCTGCATGAACTGCATGAGGATACAATGGAGAAG CTGATTTCACACCGCTGCTCCTGGCTCTACTGCGTGAACAATGTGCTGCTGTCACTCTCAG GGAAATCCACGCACATCTGGGCACACGACCTCCCAGGCCTGTTTGAGCAGCGGAGACTACAGCAACAGGTTCCCCTCTCCATCCCCACCAACCGCCTCACCCAGCACATCATCCCCAG GCGCTTTGCTCTGTCTACCAAGATCCCTGACACCAAAGGCTGCTTGCAGTGTCGTGTGG TGCGGAACCCCTACACAGGCAGCACCTTCCTGCTGGCTGCCCTGCCTGCCAGCCTGCTCCTGCTGCAGTGGTACGAGCCTCTGCAGAAGTTCCTGCTGCTGAAG AACTTCTCTAGCCCCTTGCCCAGCCCAGCTGGGATGATGGAGCCACTGGTGCTAGATGGGAAGGAGCTGCCACAGGTGTGCGTAGGGGCCGAGGGGCCTGAGGGGCCCGGCTGTCGAGTCCTGTTCCATGTCCTGCCCCTGGAGGCTGGCCTGATGCCTGACATCCTCATCCCACCTG AGGGGATCTCAGGCTCGGCCCAGCAGGTGATCCAGGTAGACAGGGACACAGTCCTGGTCAGCTTTGAAC GCTGTGTGAGGATTGTCAACATGCAGGGTGAGCCCACACCCCTGCTGGCACCTGAGCTGACCTTTGACTTCCCCATCGAGACTGTGG TGTGTCTTCAGGACAGTGTGCTGGCCTTCTGGAGCCATGGGATGCAAGGCCGCAGCCTAGATACCAACGAG GTGACCCAAGAGATCACAGATGAGACAAGGATCTTCCGTGTCCTTGGGGCCCACAG AGACATCATCCTGGAGAGCATTCCCACTGACAACCCTGGtgtgcacagcaacctctataTCCTCACAGGCCATCAAAGCAGTTACTAA
- the MAP4K2 gene encoding mitogen-activated protein kinase kinase kinase kinase 2 isoform X4 → MALLRDVSLQDPRDRFELLQRVGAGTYGDVYKARDTVTSELAAVKIVKLDPGDDISSLQQEITILRECRHPNVVAYIGSYLRNDRLWICMEFCGGGSLQEIYHATGPLEERQIAYVCREALKGLHHLHSQGKIHRDIKGANLLLTLQGDVKLADFGVSGELTASVAKRRSFIGTPYWMAPEVAAVERKGGYNELCDVWALGITAIELGELQPPLFHLHPMRALMLMSKSSFQPPKLRDKTHWTQNFHHFLKLALTKNPKKRPTAEKLLQHPFTTQQLPRALLTQLLDKANDPHLGALSPEDCELETYDMFPDTIHSRGHHGPAERTPSEIQFHQVKFGAPRRKETDPLNEPWEEEWMLLGKEELSGSLLQSVQEALEERSLTIRPASELQELDSPDDAMGTIKRAPFLGQPPSEPPAEDPLSSPSGTLPLPPPSPDSPPLLPTAWATMKQQEDPERSSCHGLPPTPKVHMGACFSKVFNGCPLRIHAAVTWVHPVTRDQFLVVGAEEGIYTLNLHELHEDTMEKLISHRCSWLYCVNNVLLSLSGKSTHIWAHDLPGLFEQRRLQQQVPLSIPTNRLTQHIIPRRFALSTKIPDTKGCLQCRVVRNPYTGSTFLLAALPASLLLLQWYEPLQKFLLLKNFSSPLPSPAGMMEPLVLDGKELPQVCVGAEGPEGPGCRVLFHVLPLEAGLMPDILIPPEGISGSAQQVIQVDRDTVLVSFERCVRIVNMQGEPTPLLAPELTFDFPIETVVCLQDSVLAFWSHGMQGRSLDTNEVTQEITDETRIFRVLGAHRDIILESIPTDNPGVHSNLYILTGHQSSY, encoded by the exons ATGGCGCTGCTGCGGGATGTGTCACTGCAGGATCCGCGGGACCGCTTCGAGCTGCTGCAGCGCGTGGGGGCCGGGACCTATGGCGACGTCTACAAG GCCCGCGACACGGTCACGTCTGAACTGGCCGCGGTGAAGATAGTCAAGCTAGACCCAG GGGACGACATCAGCTCCCTCCAGCAGGAAATCACCATCCTGCGGGAGTGCCGCCACCCCAACGTGGTGGCCTACATTGGCAGCTACCTCAG GAATGACCGCCTGTGGATCTGCATGGAGTTCTGCGGAGGGGGGTCCCTACAGGAGATTTACCACG CCACTGGCCCCCTGGAGGAACGGCAGATTGCCTATGTCTGTCGAGAGGCACTGAAG GGGCTACACCACTTGCATTCTCAGGGGAAGATCCACAGAGACATCAAG GGAGCCAACCTTCTCCTCACTCTTCAGGGAGATGTCAAGCTGG CTGACTTTGGGGTGTCAGGCGAATTGACAGCATCTGTGGCCAAGAGGAGGTCTTTTATTGGGACACCTTACTG GATGGCTCCAGAGGTGGCTGCTGTGGAGCGCAAAGGTGGCTAcaatgagctgtgtgatgtctgGGCCCTGGGCATCACTGCCATTGAGTTGGGAGAACTGCAGCCCCCTCTATTCCACCTGCACCCCATGAG GGCCCTGATGCTCATGTCAAAGAGCAGCTTCCAGCCACCCAAACTGAGAGACAAGACTCACTG GACTCAGAATTTCCACCATTTCCTCAAGCTGGCCTTGACCAAAAATCCCAAGAAGAGGCCAACAGCAGAGAAGCTTCTGCAG CACCCATTCACAACCCAGCAGCTCCCTCGGGCCCTCCTAACACAGCTGCTGGACAAGGCCAATGACCCCCACCTGGGAGCCCTCTCGCCTGAAGACTGTGAGCTGGAG acTTATGACATGTTTCCAGACACCATTCACTCCCGGGGTCATCATGGCCCAGCTGAGAGGACCCCCTCAGAGATCCAGT TTCACCAGGTGAAATTTGGTGCCCCACGCCGGAAGGAAACAGACCCACTAAATGAACCA TGGGAGGAAGAGTGGATGCTGCTGGGGAAGGAGGAGCTGAGTGG GAGCCTGCTGCAGTCAGTCCAGGAGGCCCTAGAGGAAAG AAGCCTAACCATCCGGCCAGCCTCAGAACTCCAG GAGCTAGACTCCCCAGATGATGCCATGGGAACCATTAAGCGAGCCCCATTCTTGGGGCAGCCCCCCTCTGAGCCTCCAGCTGAGGACCCTCTATCCAGTCCCTCAG GAACCCTGCCCCTACCTCCACCAAGCCCTGACAGCCCCCCACTGTTGCCCACTGCCTGGGCCACCATGAAGCAGCAGGAGGATCCTGAG aGGTCGTCCTGCCATgggctgccccccacccccaaggtgCAT ATGGGTGCCTGCTTCTCCAAGGTCTTCAATGGCTGTCCCTTACGGATCCATGCTGCTGTCACCTGGGTTCATCCTGTTACTCGGG ACCAGTTCCTGGTGGTGGGGGCTGAGGAAGGCATTTATACCCTGAACCTGCATGAACTGCATGAGGATACAATGGAGAAG CTGATTTCACACCGCTGCTCCTGGCTCTACTGCGTGAACAATGTGCTGCTGTCACTCTCAG GGAAATCCACGCACATCTGGGCACACGACCTCCCAGGCCTGTTTGAGCAGCGGAGACTACAGCAACAGGTTCCCCTCTCCATCCCCACCAACCGCCTCACCCAGCACATCATCCCCAG GCGCTTTGCTCTGTCTACCAAGATCCCTGACACCAAAGGCTGCTTGCAGTGTCGTGTGG TGCGGAACCCCTACACAGGCAGCACCTTCCTGCTGGCTGCCCTGCCTGCCAGCCTGCTCCTGCTGCAGTGGTACGAGCCTCTGCAGAAGTTCCTGCTGCTGAAG AACTTCTCTAGCCCCTTGCCCAGCCCAGCTGGGATGATGGAGCCACTGGTGCTAGATGGGAAGGAGCTGCCACAGGTGTGCGTAGGGGCCGAGGGGCCTGAGGGGCCCGGCTGTCGAGTCCTGTTCCATGTCCTGCCCCTGGAGGCTGGCCTGATGCCTGACATCCTCATCCCACCTG AGGGGATCTCAGGCTCGGCCCAGCAGGTGATCCAGGTAGACAGGGACACAGTCCTGGTCAGCTTTGAAC GCTGTGTGAGGATTGTCAACATGCAGGGTGAGCCCACACCCCTGCTGGCACCTGAGCTGACCTTTGACTTCCCCATCGAGACTGTGG TGTGTCTTCAGGACAGTGTGCTGGCCTTCTGGAGCCATGGGATGCAAGGCCGCAGCCTAGATACCAACGAG GTGACCCAAGAGATCACAGATGAGACAAGGATCTTCCGTGTCCTTGGGGCCCACAG AGACATCATCCTGGAGAGCATTCCCACTGACAACCCTGGtgtgcacagcaacctctataTCCTCACAGGCCATCAAAGCAGTTACTAA